From the Flavimarina sp. Hel_I_48 genome, one window contains:
- the hisC gene encoding histidinol-phosphate transaminase, translated as MKIEDFNIKSLIRPNVERMKPYSSARDEFKDFKEDMVFLDANENPFENGVNRYPDPRQATLKSHLSTLKRVPVDQILFGNGSDEVLDLIFRAFCEPRQDNVITLPPTYGMYGVLADTNDVGNKEVLLNTDFEPDIDAILNAVDANTKLIFLCSPNNPTGNRFEDKAIEKLLSNFKGLVVIDEAYADFSSAESWSTRLHDYPNLIVTQTLSKAYGMAGIRLGICFASEEIIEVLHKIKPPYNVNELTQKKALQRIMDENVVQKEINTILEEREKLLKTLKNVPFVAKIYPSEANFILAKVDDANKRYDQLLTEGIVVRNRSKQPLCENSLRFTVGTTVENSKLIEVLNKLN; from the coding sequence ATGAAAATAGAAGATTTTAATATCAAAAGCCTTATACGTCCCAATGTGGAGCGTATGAAACCTTATTCTTCCGCTCGGGATGAATTCAAGGATTTCAAGGAGGATATGGTTTTTCTAGATGCGAATGAAAATCCTTTTGAAAATGGGGTGAACCGCTATCCAGATCCGCGACAGGCGACTTTAAAATCCCATCTGTCCACCTTAAAAAGGGTTCCCGTTGATCAGATTCTTTTTGGCAATGGTAGTGATGAAGTGCTTGACTTGATCTTCAGGGCTTTTTGTGAACCGCGGCAGGACAATGTGATCACGCTCCCACCCACGTATGGCATGTACGGCGTACTCGCAGATACAAACGATGTTGGCAATAAGGAAGTGCTTTTAAATACAGATTTTGAACCTGATATAGACGCGATTTTAAACGCGGTAGACGCAAATACAAAACTTATTTTTCTATGTTCGCCAAACAACCCTACGGGAAATAGATTTGAAGATAAAGCGATAGAAAAACTGCTCAGCAATTTTAAGGGTTTGGTCGTCATTGATGAAGCTTACGCAGACTTTTCTTCAGCTGAAAGTTGGTCAACGCGCCTGCATGATTATCCTAATCTCATCGTCACCCAGACACTCTCAAAAGCCTATGGTATGGCGGGTATACGCCTGGGTATTTGTTTTGCTTCCGAAGAAATCATTGAGGTTTTGCACAAGATAAAACCACCCTACAACGTTAATGAACTTACCCAAAAAAAGGCTTTACAGCGTATAATGGATGAAAATGTGGTTCAAAAAGAAATAAATACTATTCTTGAAGAACGCGAAAAACTGCTTAAAACGCTCAAAAATGTCCCTTTTGTGGCCAAAATTTACCCTTCTGAAGCCAATTTTATCCTTGCCAAAGTTGATGATGCCAATAAACGCTACGACCAATTATTGACTGAAGGAATTGTGGTACGCAACCGCAGCAAACAGCCCCTGTGTGAGAATTCACTGCGTTTTACGGTAGGCACGACTGTAGAAAACAGTAAATTAATTGAAGTTTTAAATAAATTGAACTAA
- the hisF gene encoding imidazole glycerol phosphate synthase subunit HisF yields MLTKRIIPCLDIKNGRTVKGINFVDLRDAGDPVELAAKYAETGADELVFLDISATEERRKTLAKLVNRVAEKINIPFTVGGGISSVEDVDVLLQNGADKVSINSAAVRNPQLINDLAAKFGSQCVVVAIDAKQINGRWIVHLMGGKTPTEHDLFDWAKEVEQRGAGEILFTSMNNDGTKNGFANIALAKLSQDLNIPIIASGGAGNVQHFIDAFKEGKADAALAASVFHFKEIEIPDLKKQLQEAKISMRI; encoded by the coding sequence GTGCTCACAAAACGCATCATTCCCTGTCTCGATATTAAAAACGGAAGAACCGTAAAAGGTATTAATTTTGTAGATCTTCGCGATGCGGGCGATCCAGTTGAACTTGCCGCAAAATATGCAGAAACCGGTGCTGACGAACTCGTATTTCTCGATATTTCTGCCACGGAAGAGAGACGCAAAACCCTGGCCAAACTCGTAAACAGGGTTGCGGAAAAAATCAACATTCCGTTTACCGTGGGCGGTGGAATTTCAAGTGTGGAAGACGTTGATGTTCTTTTACAGAACGGAGCGGATAAAGTCTCAATCAACTCCGCGGCGGTACGCAATCCACAATTGATCAATGATCTGGCGGCTAAATTTGGTTCGCAGTGTGTGGTCGTTGCCATAGATGCAAAACAAATAAATGGAAGGTGGATCGTGCATCTTATGGGTGGAAAAACGCCCACCGAACATGACCTTTTTGACTGGGCGAAAGAAGTAGAGCAACGCGGGGCAGGGGAAATTTTGTTTACTTCCATGAATAATGACGGCACTAAAAATGGTTTTGCCAATATCGCTTTGGCAAAACTCTCCCAAGATCTTAACATTCCCATTATTGCTTCCGGCGGGGCCGGAAACGTGCAGCATTTTATTGACGCTTTTAAAGAAGGCAAAGCCGATGCTGCCCTAGCGGCAAGTGTTTTCCATTTCAAGGAAATTGAAATACCAGATTTAAAGAAACAATTGCAGGAAGCCAAAATCTCCATGCGGATTTAA
- the hisA gene encoding 1-(5-phosphoribosyl)-5-[(5-phosphoribosylamino)methylideneamino]imidazole-4-carboxamide isomerase yields the protein MRIIPAIDIIDGKCVRLSKGDYATKKVYNENPLEVAKHFEAHGITYLHLVDLDGAKSKHIVNHTILEQITGKTSLKVDFGGGLKTDEDLRIAFECGANQITGGSIAVKDPDVFEGWIQKFGDEKIILGADATDEKVAVSGWTEESNEKLVPFIQKYQQKGIKYVICTDISKDGMLEGPAFDLYKKILEEAENADNPLKLIASGGISEFDELPKLAQLGCHGTIIGKAIYENRITLKQLEKFILQF from the coding sequence ATGCGAATAATACCCGCAATAGATATTATAGACGGTAAATGTGTGCGCCTTTCCAAGGGTGATTATGCGACAAAAAAAGTATACAATGAGAACCCTCTGGAAGTAGCAAAGCACTTCGAGGCTCATGGGATCACGTACTTACACCTTGTAGATCTTGACGGCGCAAAGAGCAAGCATATTGTAAATCATACGATTTTAGAACAAATAACAGGCAAAACGAGCTTAAAAGTAGATTTTGGCGGTGGATTAAAGACTGATGAGGATTTGCGCATCGCCTTTGAATGTGGCGCGAATCAAATTACCGGAGGAAGTATCGCGGTTAAAGATCCAGATGTTTTTGAAGGATGGATTCAGAAGTTTGGCGATGAAAAGATAATTCTTGGCGCTGACGCTACAGATGAAAAGGTAGCGGTTAGTGGATGGACGGAAGAATCCAATGAAAAACTGGTTCCTTTTATACAAAAATACCAGCAAAAAGGCATTAAATACGTGATTTGTACAGATATCAGCAAAGATGGTATGCTTGAAGGTCCGGCGTTTGATCTTTATAAAAAGATACTTGAAGAAGCAGAAAATGCTGATAATCCCTTAAAATTGATCGCTTCTGGCGGAATTTCTGAATTCGACGAATTACCAAAACTTGCCCAGTTAGGCTGTCATGGAACCATAATTGGCAAGGCCATTTATGAGAACAGAATCACCCTTAAGCAGCTTGAAAAATTCATCCTTCAGTTTTAG
- the hisB gene encoding bifunctional histidinol-phosphatase/imidazoleglycerol-phosphate dehydratase HisB, which translates to MNKKKVLFIDRDGTMIKETVDEQIDAFDKMVFYPSVFTYLGKIAKELGYELAMITNQDGLGTEAFPEETFWPVHNFIMKAFENEGVVFDDVFIDRTFPHENADTRKPGTGLLKKYFTEDYDLKNSFVIGDRLTDMELAKNLGAKGIFIDDKTHLGESEITINRGEIDDFIALSSNNWQEIYEFLKLEARTSEISRKTNETDIYIKLNLDGTGKSKIDTGLAFFDHMLDQVSRHGAMDLEIKVNGDLEVDEHHTIEDTAIALGELFSKALGNKLGIERYGFCLPMDDCLAQAAIDFGGRNWLVWEAGFKREKIGEMPTEMFYHFFKSFTDGAKANLNIKAEGTNEHHKIEAIFKAFAKAIKMAVKRDPERMWLPSTKGVL; encoded by the coding sequence ATGAACAAGAAAAAAGTACTTTTTATAGACCGGGACGGCACCATGATTAAAGAAACTGTTGATGAACAGATTGATGCTTTTGATAAAATGGTATTTTATCCCAGTGTCTTTACCTATCTGGGTAAAATAGCGAAGGAACTGGGTTATGAACTGGCGATGATCACAAACCAGGATGGTTTGGGAACAGAGGCTTTTCCTGAGGAAACGTTTTGGCCTGTTCATAATTTTATAATGAAAGCTTTTGAGAATGAAGGGGTCGTTTTTGACGATGTTTTTATAGATCGTACGTTTCCTCACGAAAACGCAGATACGCGTAAACCTGGCACCGGATTGCTGAAAAAGTATTTTACCGAAGACTACGATCTTAAAAATTCGTTTGTCATTGGCGACCGACTCACCGATATGGAACTCGCTAAAAACCTGGGTGCAAAAGGTATTTTTATTGATGACAAAACACATCTGGGCGAATCGGAAATTACCATTAACCGTGGGGAAATAGATGATTTTATTGCATTGTCAAGTAATAACTGGCAGGAAATCTATGAATTTTTGAAGCTGGAGGCGCGTACTTCAGAAATTTCGAGAAAAACCAATGAAACCGATATTTATATCAAACTCAACCTTGATGGCACCGGTAAAAGCAAAATTGATACGGGTCTGGCCTTTTTTGACCATATGCTGGATCAGGTTTCACGCCATGGTGCCATGGACTTAGAGATTAAAGTGAACGGTGACCTGGAAGTTGATGAACACCACACGATTGAAGATACAGCGATCGCGCTGGGCGAACTGTTCAGCAAAGCGCTGGGCAACAAGCTGGGCATTGAGCGTTATGGTTTTTGCCTTCCCATGGATGATTGTTTGGCACAGGCTGCAATTGATTTTGGCGGCCGCAACTGGCTGGTTTGGGAAGCAGGTTTCAAGAGGGAAAAAATAGGGGAAATGCCTACGGAAATGTTCTATCATTTCTTTAAATCCTTTACTGATGGTGCAAAGGCAAATCTTAACATCAAGGCAGAGGGAACAAATGAGCATCATAAAATTGAAGCTATTTTCAAAGCCTTTGCAAAAGCGATAAAAATGGCAGTCAAACGTGATCCTGAGCGTATGTGGCTTCCCAGTACGAAGGGTGTTTTGTAG
- the fabG gene encoding 3-oxoacyl-[acyl-carrier-protein] reductase has translation MKLLEGKNIIITGASRGIGHGIATAFAAQGANVAFTYSSSAGPAEALEKELTEKGVKAKAYQSDAASFEACQELVKQVLEDFEQIDVLVNNAGITKDNLLMRMGEDDFDKVIEVNLKSVFNMTKAVQRTMLKQRKGSIINMSSVVGVKGNAGQSNYAASKAGIIGFSKSMALELGSRNIRTNVVAPGFIETEMTEKLDEKTIAGWRDAIPLKRGGTPEDIANACIFLASDMSAYITGQVLQVDGGMLT, from the coding sequence ATGAAATTACTTGAAGGAAAAAATATAATAATCACAGGCGCAAGTCGTGGTATAGGCCACGGTATTGCTACAGCTTTTGCAGCACAGGGAGCAAACGTTGCTTTTACCTATAGTTCTTCCGCGGGTCCCGCAGAAGCACTGGAAAAAGAGTTGACCGAAAAAGGCGTGAAGGCCAAAGCATATCAATCTGACGCTGCTTCTTTTGAGGCTTGTCAGGAACTGGTTAAACAGGTTCTCGAAGATTTTGAACAAATAGATGTACTGGTGAATAATGCTGGTATTACTAAAGACAATCTTCTCATGAGAATGGGAGAAGATGATTTTGACAAAGTTATTGAAGTCAATCTCAAATCTGTTTTCAACATGACAAAAGCGGTACAACGTACCATGTTAAAACAGCGCAAGGGCAGTATAATCAATATGAGCTCTGTTGTGGGAGTGAAAGGAAATGCAGGTCAGTCCAATTATGCGGCTTCTAAAGCGGGTATCATTGGCTTTTCCAAGTCTATGGCACTCGAACTTGGTTCCAGGAACATACGTACCAATGTAGTTGCCCCAGGATTTATAGAAACAGAAATGACCGAAAAGCTTGATGAAAAAACAATTGCAGGATGGCGCGATGCTATCCCGTTAAAACGTGGCGGAACTCCAGAGGATATCGCAAATGCCTGTATATTTCTTGCCAGCGATATGAGCGCCTATATCACGGGGCAGGTTCTTCAGGTAGATGGTGGTATGCTTACCTAA
- a CDS encoding DUF2461 domain-containing protein — translation MAVQLNEDIFKFLNALKENNQREWMAENKPWYLKNEALLKSFYGEIQDGLNTFDHIEKTKVFRIHRDVRFSKNKTPYNVHRSASFSREGAHRRGGYYLRIEPGGKSRMAGGFFNPNPADLKRIRKEFEVDAAPIRTILNATKFKKAFSGLNTNNQVKTAPRGFDIENPANDLIKNKSFVVSHSFSDQEVLSANFKEQLLDHYRLLQPFFEYMSEVLTTDLNGASLLNQ, via the coding sequence ATGGCTGTCCAACTCAACGAAGATATTTTTAAATTTCTGAATGCCTTAAAAGAAAACAATCAACGCGAATGGATGGCAGAGAACAAGCCGTGGTATCTTAAAAACGAAGCGCTTTTAAAGTCATTTTATGGCGAAATTCAGGACGGGCTGAACACATTTGATCATATTGAGAAAACAAAGGTGTTTAGGATTCACCGGGATGTTCGGTTCAGTAAAAATAAGACGCCGTACAATGTGCATCGCAGCGCAAGTTTTAGCAGGGAAGGTGCACACAGGCGTGGCGGGTATTACTTGCGTATAGAACCGGGCGGAAAATCAAGAATGGCAGGCGGCTTTTTCAATCCGAACCCGGCTGATTTAAAACGTATCCGTAAAGAATTTGAAGTAGATGCAGCGCCTATACGGACTATTCTCAATGCTACGAAGTTTAAAAAAGCCTTTAGTGGTTTAAATACCAATAATCAGGTAAAAACAGCACCGCGAGGTTTTGATATAGAAAACCCTGCGAACGATTTGATTAAAAATAAAAGCTTCGTAGTGAGTCACTCCTTTTCAGATCAAGAAGTGCTTTCAGCAAATTTTAAAGAACAACTACTTGACCATTACAGGTTATTACAGCCTTTTTTTGAATATATGAGCGAAGTACTCACCACAGATTTAAACGGGGCATCCTTACTTAATCAGTAA
- the hisH gene encoding imidazole glycerol phosphate synthase subunit HisH, with protein sequence MHKKLGSSFGGRGVVIINYGAGNIQSLKFAFKRLGVEAVLSHDEEEIRNADRVIFPGVGEAKSAMAKLKDTGLDSVIPTLTQPVLGICLGMQLMCNSTTEGNTKGLGIFDVDVVRFENTVKVPQIGWNQITDLKTDLFKDIPEASYMYLVHSFYAKKCSEAIAFTEYGLEYASALNKDNFYGAQFHPEKSSKVGEQILKNFLSI encoded by the coding sequence ATCCACAAAAAACTTGGCTCCTCCTTCGGGGGCAGGGGGGTTGTCATCATCAATTATGGAGCTGGCAATATACAGAGTTTAAAATTTGCTTTTAAACGCCTGGGCGTTGAAGCTGTGCTCAGCCACGATGAAGAAGAAATACGCAACGCAGACCGCGTCATTTTTCCTGGTGTGGGCGAGGCAAAAAGCGCAATGGCCAAATTAAAAGATACCGGTCTGGATAGCGTTATACCCACGCTTACCCAACCTGTCTTAGGCATCTGCCTTGGCATGCAGCTGATGTGTAACAGCACTACGGAAGGAAATACGAAAGGTTTGGGTATTTTTGATGTGGATGTGGTTCGGTTTGAAAATACGGTAAAAGTGCCGCAAATAGGTTGGAACCAGATTACCGACTTGAAAACCGATCTTTTTAAAGATATTCCCGAGGCGAGTTATATGTATCTTGTCCATAGTTTTTATGCGAAAAAGTGTTCAGAAGCGATCGCTTTTACAGAGTACGGTCTCGAGTATGCATCTGCTTTAAATAAGGATAATTTTTACGGCGCGCAGTTTCATCCGGAGAAAAGTTCAAAAGTTGGTGAACAGATTTTAAAGAATTTCCTTTCCATTTAA
- the hisD gene encoding histidinol dehydrogenase yields the protein MNRIEFPLRDTWDALLKRPAHTYEHIESIVRDVFEDVRNSGDEALKKYTEKFDGVSLSKIGVNEAEFDAAAAQLDDALKNAIVLAKNNIETFHRAQRTERVSVETAPGVQCWQEKRPIAKVGLYIPGGTAPLFSSILMLALPAKIAGCREIVLCSPPDKSGNLNPAILYTAYLCGVTQIFKVGGIQAIAAMTFGTPSIPKTYKIFGPGNQYVTVAKQMATRYNVAIDMPAGPSELLVVADDSANAAFVASDLLSQAEHGVDSQVILVTTSKSMLEAVEEEIEAQINQLPRKEIAKKAIANSKLILVNDNRQALDLIDAYGPEHFIVCMKDADFFVDQIQNAGSVFIGNYTPESAGDYASGTNHTLPTNGYAKQYSGVNLDSFMKQMTFQKVSEEGIQNIGPAIELMAEAEGLQAHKNAVTLRLESLKP from the coding sequence ATGAATAGAATTGAGTTTCCGCTTCGTGATACCTGGGATGCGCTTTTAAAACGGCCAGCACATACCTATGAACATATAGAATCTATTGTTCGTGATGTTTTTGAAGACGTGCGTAATTCTGGTGATGAGGCGCTTAAAAAATATACCGAAAAATTCGACGGGGTTTCTTTGTCAAAAATTGGTGTAAATGAAGCCGAGTTCGATGCTGCCGCTGCCCAACTTGACGACGCACTCAAAAATGCCATAGTGCTTGCCAAGAATAATATCGAAACCTTTCACCGGGCACAACGTACGGAGCGAGTTTCCGTAGAAACCGCGCCGGGAGTACAATGCTGGCAGGAAAAACGTCCCATTGCAAAAGTGGGGCTTTATATTCCTGGTGGTACTGCGCCTTTGTTTTCATCCATATTGATGCTGGCATTACCGGCAAAAATAGCAGGTTGCCGGGAAATCGTACTTTGCTCCCCACCGGATAAATCGGGCAATTTGAATCCGGCGATTTTATACACCGCCTACTTGTGTGGTGTTACACAAATTTTTAAAGTGGGCGGTATTCAGGCGATTGCCGCAATGACTTTTGGCACGCCAAGTATCCCAAAAACTTATAAGATTTTTGGACCGGGCAATCAATATGTTACCGTTGCAAAACAGATGGCGACACGCTATAATGTGGCGATTGATATGCCCGCCGGCCCTTCGGAATTACTTGTGGTTGCTGATGATAGCGCGAATGCCGCGTTCGTTGCTTCAGACTTATTGAGTCAGGCGGAACACGGCGTCGATAGCCAGGTTATTCTGGTTACCACATCAAAATCTATGCTAGAGGCGGTTGAAGAGGAAATTGAAGCGCAAATCAACCAACTGCCGCGCAAGGAAATTGCAAAAAAAGCTATTGCAAACAGTAAATTGATTTTGGTCAATGACAATAGGCAAGCTTTGGATTTAATAGATGCTTATGGACCAGAACATTTTATAGTGTGCATGAAGGATGCTGATTTCTTTGTTGATCAAATCCAGAATGCAGGATCGGTTTTTATAGGAAATTATACACCAGAAAGCGCGGGTGATTATGCTTCGGGGACAAATCATACCCTTCCTACAAATGGTTATGCAAAGCAGTATAGCGGTGTGAACCTGGACAGTTTTATGAAGCAAATGACCTTTCAAAAAGTTTCTGAGGAAGGGATTCAAAACATTGGCCCCGCTATAGAACTTATGGCCGAGGCCGAAGGGTTGCAGGCGCACAAAAATGCTGTAACGCTCCGTCTGGAATCACTAAAACCTTAA
- the hisG gene encoding ATP phosphoribosyltransferase yields MSKKIRIAIQKSGRLNEDSLQILKDCGIHIDNGRDQLKASAGNFPLEVFYLRNGDIPQYLRDGVVDIAIIGENVLVEKGEDISIAQKLGFSKCKVSLAIPKGKNYNTVQDLEGKRIATSYPNTVKQYLEKHGVNAELHIITGSVEIAPNIGLADAICDIVSSGSTLFKNNLKEVEVMLTSEAVLAVSPGIDTARKEILDKLLFRIQSILKGRDYKYVLLNAPNEKVADIIALLPGMKSPTVLPLAEKGWSSIHSVVGKNRFWEVINELKENGAEGILVCPIEKMVN; encoded by the coding sequence ATGAGTAAAAAGATTCGTATTGCTATTCAGAAATCGGGGAGGCTCAATGAAGATTCCCTGCAAATATTAAAAGATTGTGGTATCCATATTGATAATGGCCGCGATCAACTAAAAGCCAGCGCCGGAAATTTTCCATTAGAGGTCTTTTACCTGCGCAACGGCGATATTCCCCAGTATTTGCGTGATGGAGTAGTAGATATTGCTATTATAGGTGAGAATGTATTGGTTGAAAAAGGCGAAGATATCAGTATCGCACAGAAGCTCGGTTTTTCAAAGTGCAAGGTTTCCCTAGCAATTCCCAAAGGTAAAAATTACAATACCGTTCAGGATCTTGAAGGAAAGCGCATCGCGACATCCTATCCCAATACCGTAAAACAATACCTTGAGAAGCATGGGGTCAATGCAGAGCTGCACATCATCACGGGCTCTGTGGAAATTGCACCAAACATAGGTCTTGCTGATGCGATCTGTGACATTGTTTCCAGCGGAAGCACCTTGTTCAAGAACAATCTCAAAGAAGTCGAAGTCATGCTTACATCAGAGGCTGTTCTTGCCGTTTCTCCAGGTATTGATACAGCGCGCAAAGAAATTCTTGATAAATTATTGTTCCGTATTCAGTCCATATTGAAAGGGCGGGATTACAAATATGTGCTGCTCAACGCACCGAATGAAAAAGTAGCCGATATCATTGCTTTGCTGCCCGGTATGAAAAGTCCCACCGTCTTGCCCCTCGCAGAAAAAGGCTGGAGCAGTATCCATTCTGTGGTTGGCAAAAATCGTTTTTGGGAAGTTATCAACGAACTCAAAGAAAATGGTGCGGAAGGAATTTTAGTATGTCCCATCGAAAAAATGGTGAATTAA
- a CDS encoding prohibitin family protein, whose amino-acid sequence MDRLPKVGVPILIGIVLLIILIAKSTVTVESGEAGVLYKRFGGGVVTDEPAMGEGLHIVAPWNKVFIYETRRRDLSEKMNVLSSNGLDIKLDATAWYMPEVKNLGKLHQEIGEDYVQRILLPTIRSAARSVVGRYTPEQLYSTKRDAIQAEIFEETKKIISDQYIILDEILVRDVTLPSTIKNAIERKLKQEQESLEYEFRLVSAQKEAQRQRIEAQGKSDANQILSQSLNDKILKDKGIEATLKLSESPNAKVIVIGAGDDGMPLILGGSN is encoded by the coding sequence ATGGATAGATTACCAAAAGTAGGCGTGCCTATATTAATAGGAATTGTACTGCTCATTATACTTATTGCTAAATCTACCGTTACCGTAGAGTCTGGTGAGGCCGGAGTGCTTTACAAAAGATTTGGTGGAGGAGTAGTTACAGATGAACCTGCCATGGGAGAGGGTTTGCATATTGTTGCACCATGGAACAAGGTCTTCATTTACGAGACCAGAAGGCGTGATTTATCTGAAAAGATGAACGTACTTTCTTCAAATGGACTGGATATTAAACTGGATGCGACTGCATGGTACATGCCAGAGGTCAAAAATCTTGGGAAACTGCATCAGGAAATAGGAGAAGATTACGTGCAGCGAATTTTATTGCCCACAATTCGTTCTGCAGCGCGATCTGTGGTGGGCCGTTATACGCCCGAACAGTTATATTCAACAAAGCGTGACGCCATTCAAGCTGAAATCTTTGAGGAAACCAAAAAAATCATAAGTGATCAATATATAATTCTGGACGAAATACTCGTACGGGATGTGACATTGCCTTCTACTATTAAAAATGCCATTGAACGTAAATTAAAGCAGGAGCAGGAATCCCTGGAATATGAGTTTAGACTGGTTTCCGCACAAAAAGAAGCGCAGCGCCAGCGTATTGAAGCCCAGGGTAAATCTGATGCGAACCAGATATTAAGTCAATCCTTAAATGACAAAATATTAAAGGATAAAGGTATAGAAGCTACTTTAAAACTTTCCGAAAGCCCAAATGCGAAGGTTATCGTAATTGGTGCCGGAGATGATGGTATGCCGCTTATCCTTGGGGGAAGTAATTAG
- the hisIE gene encoding bifunctional phosphoribosyl-AMP cyclohydrolase/phosphoribosyl-ATP diphosphatase HisIE has product MAGSQNLHADLRNNPLENSSNFNASNTIKMQIKYNSDGLVPAIIQDAKTKNVLMLGYMNEEAFLKTNELKKVTFYSRSKKRLWTKGEESGNFLELVTIKNDCDNDTLLITVNPVGPTCHTGTATCWGGENKQDFGFFSDLEHVIEDRKKNSANDNSYVASLFRSGINKIAQKVGEEAVETVIEAKDDNDDLFLNESADLLFHYLILLKAKGFGLKDIENVLLDRKKD; this is encoded by the coding sequence ATTGCAGGAAGCCAAAATCTCCATGCGGATTTAAGAAATAATCCTCTTGAAAACTCCTCTAATTTTAACGCAAGTAATACGATTAAAATGCAAATAAAATACAATAGCGACGGTCTTGTACCGGCAATCATACAGGATGCCAAAACAAAAAATGTACTTATGCTGGGCTACATGAACGAAGAAGCTTTCCTTAAAACAAACGAACTTAAGAAAGTCACTTTCTACAGCCGAAGCAAGAAAAGACTATGGACAAAAGGGGAGGAGAGCGGTAATTTTCTTGAGTTGGTCACCATTAAGAACGATTGTGATAATGACACCTTGCTCATTACCGTTAATCCCGTAGGTCCCACGTGTCATACCGGTACAGCTACCTGCTGGGGAGGGGAAAACAAACAGGATTTTGGTTTTTTCAGTGATCTGGAACATGTTATTGAAGACCGAAAGAAAAACAGCGCTAACGACAATAGTTATGTGGCAAGCCTTTTTAGAAGCGGAATCAATAAAATTGCACAAAAAGTAGGTGAAGAAGCGGTAGAAACGGTAATTGAAGCAAAAGATGATAATGACGATTTGTTCTTAAATGAAAGTGCAGACTTGCTATTTCACTATCTTATTTTGCTCAAGGCTAAAGGTTTTGGCTTAAAAGATATAGAAAACGTTCTTTTAGACCGAAAAAAAGACTGA